The DNA window aagtcagaaatagtgccatccacccggaagaaattcctggggtttgttctggattcccagagcatgcagattttcctatctcgtccaaggcgagcaaaaatagaagcttcggttcggggccttctcaggtcccgatggatcaccattcgcaccgccatgcgggtcctaggcctgatgtcttcttcagccaaggcggtcccttgggctttatggcacttgcgtacccttcagatggaagtgttgagagcctggaacggatctccacggggattgcacaggaagatctgcctttctcccggtacccgtctttccctcagatggtggagacacctgaaagacggaaggtcctcggttcaacctcgttggaccctgttgacaacagatgcgtcccattcgggatggggagcccacctggacggcaggactgtccagggtctgtggaggaatccagaggtaggaacctccaacctgaaggagctaaaagcagtttatctggcgctgaagtacttcgccccctttctcgaagggaaggcagtcaaggtccggtcagacaatatgacgacggtaatatacttgaacaaacagggcggcaccagggttccagccctactgaaagaggcgaacttgatcttcacgtgggcagagaagaatctgacccacctatccgctgttcacatcaagggctccctgaacatagtagcggatcagttgagtcggggtatccctgtatcaggagaatggtctctcaatcaagacatattccatcagattgtccaaacatggggccttccggatgtcgacctcatggcaacccgactcaacgccaaggtggaaaccttctgctctctgtaccaggaggacaatgccttggcagtggatgccctgtccatcccatggaggttcaggctgatatacatcttccctccagtttccatcatacccaaggtattgatgaaaatcagacaggaccaagtctcgggaattgccataatcccgttctggccgaaaaggacttggtttgcccagctcatgtggatgagtcaaggcaggtattggaggcttccccccctcccagatctggtgacacaaggagagctgagacaccacgatctgaggagattcaatctgacagcctggaggttgaccagtccctattaaggaatagaggactgtctcaaggcgtcctaaggactttagccagggccagagccacctcgaccaataagaattaccgtaggatcggtaatattttccaggcttggtgcacggaacacgaagtggactcctccgatccccctgtgagggcgatcctggatttctttcaggacggcctagacagagggcttgcagcttctaccctgaaggtacatgtagccgctctgtccgcctatctggggaggcggttgtctcaggatcctttagtgagcacctttatcaaagaggcaactaggctgagaccagcagtttctgctcctgtccaccaatgggacctcagcaaggtcctaacggcactttgtgttgctccattcgaacctctggaggaggtggatctaaagtggctgacctataaggtatcttttctcctcgctatcacctcggcaaaaagggtaggggagcttcaagcactctcatcggaagctccttacattgccttctttgaagaccgtgttcagttgagatttctgccaggattcaggccgaaagtttcctctagggcgaatgtgagtcagctcatttgcttgccaaccttttttcccgtgcccacttcccctgaggaggagaagtggcataccctagatttagtccggaacctgcagatttaccttcagcgcacacgcgctttcaggagatctgagaacttgttaataaattatgtagggggccataaaggccgcaaggcttctaaggccaccatctctcgctgggtgaaggaagcaatcaagttggcgtttgtgagtcagaacttacctccgccgaccgtcctaagggcccattcgacgcgggcagtatcgacctcttgggcagaggtcaaggctctcaccttggaccagatttgtgcagcagcatcctggtcttcagaattgacttttgtgaagcactaccgacttgatcggtatagctcagaagctactgccttcaagcgtactgtattacattctgcttgtgtttaatctcccacccttatggggattacttgctatttccccacattgtgccgctggtagggacgacagggaacaaaggattatgtagataatcttgtttcccttagtcctaacagcggcacaaggattccccccctattgttgtttattttggaatgtatgtattattacttgttatttacgcacaggggggaggtatctgtgccctcttaaagggaacaagccatgtgaaattaatacatggctaattaaaattccgcctgtcctactagcacacaggggcacgaaataccccacattgtgccgctgttaggactaagggaaacaagattatctacataatcctttgttggtctcagtcgcaggtcgtgggtcttgcaacaggataaggataatgacccaaaacacacagataaaaacacccaagaatggctaagaggaaaacattggactattctataGTGGCCTTCTAtgtgccctgacctaaatcctattgagcatctttggaagtgACTGAAACATGGCATCTGGAAAAGtcacccttcaaacctgagacaactggagcagtttgctcatgaggagggggccaaaatacctgctgagaggtgcagaggttacagttacaggaatcgtgtgattgcctCGAAAGGttctgcaacaaaatattaagttaagggaaccatcatttctgtccaggcctgcgtcatgagctttatttttttaaaattctgttgaagtgaaaagcaatgtctgactttcatttgttcattttcatagaatttttatttattattacttttgtcagattcaagctaAACGAGGGGGAGCCTCCTGATTCTCATGTACTGGCAACCCAAATACATGAAAACTAAACTTGTCCTCCCTTATAGGGGTCACTGTGTACCAAAGGATACAATATTCATCAAAATGGAGAAACAAATGTTTTGTAATTCTCAGTTCTGTCTGACACAATTGTAAGGAAAATGGTGGAAAAACCATTGCTTTTGTCTCCTACGGTCATTCTTATAGCATGGAGCCAAAGTTGGGTTCTTTAAGTTCAGCAGGACTTTACCTTTCAGAAAGGGTTGGTCATACTCATGTCAACCATCTTCAACTAACTCCAGGTCACGAAACCAAAACTTATAATGTaacaaaaactgcattaaaattggtggtggtggtggggttttTTCCACCCCCGTCAGAATAAATTCAGTCAATAAGTTGTGGGCATCCCAAAAATGTGTCGTTGAAAAATACAACATATCCCGGGAGTGTATAATAGAAAGCCATGCCCTGGATGAAACCAAAGGGCAAAACTCAAGTCGGGCATTGGCATGGGTGTCTTCGTGTGTCTGCTTTTAGATGTTTTATATGCGTTTTTAGGAGTTATAACTTGGTGACTATTTCCCTTTACACTTGTGGTTTTACATTATTGGGACTTCCATTATAAGTATTTAATAAATAAGGAAAGGATAAAACGTGGAGAAGAAATCAAATTGAAGAAGTGGAGAAGAAATCGAAAAAATACAACATTAGGAAGTGGCCAATGTGAATTTGGAATTGGAATTCGGTTTTAGATTTGACCTATTACTGGTCCTCGTTTTGGGCCTTGATAGTTCTACAATTGTATAGAAGATGAAGTGTTGCCATTAGAAAATACAACTtgttccacaaaaaataagcAGAAATTTTTAATTGAATTATTGGGTTCTGGAAGACGGGTagaaaaatgaatgaatgaaagaacCTGAGTCAGGATTACACAAAGGCTTTATTGCAGTTCTTGTAATTGGATATGTGGATTAAACAAGCAGTCATATCATTTCAGGGCCCAGACTACAAAGCCTAAAAATGTGAATTTCTATAATAATCTACAAACTAAAGCACATTAGTAGGAccctgtattaaactattaaggcaCTGACTGTAGTTCAGCCGATATATGAAGAAAAAATAATTGCACAAAAAATTATGGGACTCTGGgcccatgacatcaccaggaaagTGATAGATGCTATGAAGAGGCCCaacagaggtaaggggtgtagatgggtgtctctaataaagtggcctttcaatatatatacacagtatatcagaAGGCATCCTTAGGCAACAGGTCCTACAAAGAAGCTCCACGCCTATAACATTTCCTACCATCTGAATATTATCATGGCTTCTTCCCACagagaattctctgatgtttatcGAGACCCCATTTCTgcctataacatttcccacattctggacatgaatatggcttctctcccgtgtgaattaCTAAATGTTTCACTAAATTTGATTTCATActaaaacatttctgacatttaggacatgaaaatggcttctcctccGTGTGAGTTCTCAAATGTTCAAGTAAAGATGACTTATTGGCTAAACCtttcccacattccgaacatgCAAATggattctctcctgtgtgaagtcttaGATGCTTCGCCAGATTTGATTTCATACTAAAACATTTattacattctggacatgaaaatggcttctctcctgtgtgagttctctgatgttttaTAAGACCTGATTTCTGGCTAAAAgccttcccacattctgaacatgaaaatggcttctcccctgtgtgagttcttagatGTGCTATAAGATAAGATCTCcaattaaaacatttcccacattcaggacatgaaaaTGATTTGTCCTCTTTGTCATTTCTTCGATAACGTTCCACAAAATCCAATGTCTTGCTAAAAGATCTTGGTTTGGCAATCACTGGTCGATGCGATGAAGGTTTCTTGAGACCGGCGGTATCAGTGGATGGATCTCCGCTGTGGACATCTCCTGAATTATAATTGGGAGATATAAAGTGATGTCCACTGGAGCCTCTTAACCTGTCTACATCTGGAAAAAGAGACaacatatttttattttccagaaaaaaacataatttcttGTAATAGTTGATCGAGCTTGATTTGGACAATAGCAAGCAAGGAAACATATAGTAATATGGACTTGGTTGGTGTTGTCACAGCCCACCTGCCCTGGAATATGAGCCTAAATATGAGACATGATCTTAGCATTAAGGATCATGTCAACGTTGAGTAAAGGCAATTCCCGTCCATGGTGTGACAAGGGGCATCTTCTATATCGGGAGAAAAAAGGCCTTATCATAGTCATAGGCAGGATTCTTTATGGTAAGAGCAGTGAAACTATGGAACTCACTGCTACAGGATGTGCTGATGTCTGATCAATTGCCAAATTTCAAGAGGAGCCTGGGAAGTAAGAATATCATAGGTTATGGGAGCTAGAAATTTGTGGAATAGGATGTTGATCCaaggagaaatttttttttttttaatggggcaATTGCAttagttttgttgttttttttttccttcatctGGAACAACTTGGTAGGTTTAATGGTTGAACTTTATGGACTTTGtgcctttatccaacctcatctactatgttagcAGCACAACTTCCTTCATTCGATTTGTGGATTAATTCTACATCACAATTTTTAACGAAAACTCAGATTCTTGAAAGGCTCTTACCATGCACGGACACTGTTTTTTTGAGTCCACCCATCTTTCCAATATCCTGTAAAAAAATCACATTAAAGGCGTGAGAAAAATTAAACTACTTCCTAGTTTATCCTACTGTATATCCAGACATCCTAGAAGCCAAGGAAAAATTTACCTTGAAGAAGTTtcttattgaaaggattttctgAGATGAAATTATCAATAATCTATCCTAAGGTAAGGTCATCTATATCGGATCAATAGGGGTCTGACATTTGGCATTCCAATCGATCAGATGATCTCAGCAGCTAAtacgcagagaatggagcaggaggcaGACAATGCTGTTCTATTTGCTGTTCCCTAAGATAGGTTATCGATAATTTTGTCCAATGGGAGTGCAAGGTGTCGAAAACCCCACTAATGTGATATTCAATACCTATCCTcaagataggtaatcaatattgtTATCCCTTTTAGTAGTGATCAGATGAGATAAAGGCTAAAAAAGACTTTGACCTGAAAATTTTTATACTTTCCAGATCCCAACACTGGTGCCAGGAACTGAACGATACACAATATTCGAGGAGAGTCTACACCAACATTTTGTAAcgtaataatataatgtacaaaaAGATGGATGGATCACATAGTATACCCCGGTACTGCTGAAGTATAAAACATCAGTCTATATAGAATCTGCAGAAATCTCATCTACCTGATAATCCTTTTGCTTGGAATATTggggactgggacatctctctggtgGGTTTCTCTTACTGGATCCATCTATTGGAAATATAGACAATATATTCAGTCACTGTGTTTAAGTGATGAGCAGATGATGGAGGAGTCTAGTGGAGGTTCCTTCAGAGTAAGGTCTTCTCTTACCCAGTGATGTGCTGgactgctgatcctccatcatgacctccttgtacagatccttgtgtccttctaaatactcccactcctccatggagaaatagacagtgacatcctgacaccttacaggaacctgacaacacaatgatacagtcatcaccagaccccttgtataatgtcccatcatcCCAAcaagcgctcacctctccgctcagcagctcagtgatcgtggtggtaagttctaggatcttctgctcatgtctcaGTGAAAGAGATGGAGGCTCGGTCATGGAGCCCTGGGTTCTGCTCCTTCCTCCTGAAGacgacttcttcactactgtgtaatcctgtgtatggtgagacactacAGATCACTACAGATATTCTAAGAATCCTTCACCTGTCCAGTCATTTCTTAGAGATCAGAATGATGTCATGTgagactctcacctctccagtgatcAGGTAGATTATCTCTAGGGTCAGGTCTAGAATCTCCGCAGCCATGTGGTTTCTGTTCTTGTCCATTTCCCTGTCCTCTATGGAAAGGACCATGCAGAGTACAAGGGAGCTCCAGTAATACCAAAGCTGGCAATATAGAGTGCAGTTTGGTCGCTTCTATGTGTAAGGGCACCTGGTGTACAGAGAGACCAAGTACAGGAGAAGTAACAGAGACAACCTACCTGGATGGTGTTGTGGACTTTTAGCTACAGTGTTGAGACTGTTAACTTCAGTTATGTCAAAATTTGCTGTAGGTTGGAGTGCGAATAGCTCCAGCCTTTCAGTTGTCATCGCTGTATTAGTGTAGAGACTGTGTCTACTAGTACAAGAGCTGTATCTGCTACTGCACAAATTATTGAAAATGTTACAGATGTCTGTGACCGAAAGGTGTCAGTACACACAGCGCATTGCAGATACCTCGGTACAGGACggcttaggtagggttcacactactgttggtgtcagtttacaaaaaaaagcgaacacttatcataacagacacaaacagacagtaactgatggctatcagatatatatatatattatatacatatacatacatacatacatatacactacataAAGTTGGTGTGCATTATACCTGGCGGGTTCCTGACTGTTGTATATTTTAATTCTGGTGCATGGGAGCGTACGCCAATGACTAAGAGGCTGGAGTCTATACTTACAGGGGTTCGGGAGGTCTCCCGACTTTCTAGGACTCTTCCAAAGACTCAAGTATAGCAGAACTTCTGAACCCCAGACGGTGAGATCTGGAACATCACTCCAGAGCAGAGACTCTAGagatagtgctgccccctgctggctgGAATGCTATATATCACCTATATAATAACTTCACAATAACAAAGCAAAAGACTAAAAGTGACAGACCGAAAATACCGGCCTGGCTGTAAATAAAGAAAGCAACGAGGCAAGACGGAAAACACGTCACATAGACCCTGACCAGTCACTCACCTGCACATAGAACCACTGAGGGGGCTACACGAgctctggtgatgtcacagtcatgtgatcagtcacagaTGTGGGATGGATGTTGTAAATGTTGGTGACTACAGGACCTTCAGTGACATCacactggtcacatgacaggaagtACTAAGCAATGTAAATCTACACAGCTTAATTCCTCCCCCTTGTttgatcacatgactgtgacatcatcaaaggtcctgtagccaccaGTATATAAGGCGACGAATCAGAGGTTGTGACTAGAATAGAGATGGAGCTGCGAGGTCTCGGCTGGTGTCTTTATGATACTGCCAAGAAGGaccaagttacatagtaactatcGGAGGGACcgcccccttgtcttttgaggagAATTTACTCAGAACATCTTTCTCCATATTCCATGTATGGGCCATTTCTATAATGTACAGGTCTATCAGATCTTCGTCATCTCCAAACTATACAGATTTATCGCTTGTAATCTCTCTTTGTAACCAGGGTTGAGGATTTGGGAGGCCGAACGACAACCTGACTACATCCATGTCTGACCACCGTAGTATCAAGAAGTAAAAAGCTAATGATTGAATTCCcaagaaagtaaatatgtaacaatgtatgaatctaattaattatactatattaataattatataatatcagtTAAAATATTCACTTTATAGTTGGTGActaactccacccaaaactgggcCCACTCCAGCTCCACGACCCTGCTCCTACCTGAGCTCCTCCATGTCCCTTATAATTTTTGGGACACCTTTTCTAAGTCTATGACATCTGTGAACTGGTGCCAAGAACTGAactacagtgggtacggaaaatattcagacccctttacatttttcactctttgtttaattgcagccatttgctaaaatcaaaaaagtttattttatttctcattaatgtacactgagccccatcttgacagaaaatcCCCCAGAAAtgcagatatttttgcaaatttattaaaaaagaaaaactgaaatatcacatggtcataagtattcagacccttagctgtgacactcatatttaattCACTtgttgtccatttccttctgatcctccttgagatggttctactccttcattggagtccagctgtgatTAATTAAACtcattggacttgattaggaaaggtgcacacctgtctatataaaaCCTGACAGATCACAGAGCAGGTcatagcaaatgagaatcatgaggtcaaaaggaattgcccaaggagctcagagacagaattgtggcaaggcacagatatggccaaggttacaaaagcacttctgcagcactcaagattcctaagagcacagtggcctccataatccttaaatggaagaagtttgggacggccagaactcttcctagacctggctgTCCAGCCAAACTAAAAGCAATTgagggagaagagccttggttaGAGacgtaaagaagaacccaaagatcactgtggctgagctccagagatgcagtagggagatgggagatagttccacaaagtcaactatcactgtagccctccaccagtcggggctttattattatttattatgcttacttatatagcgccatcatattccgcagcactttacagatattgtcagtcactgtcccatatagggctcacaatctacattccctatcagtatgtctttggtgtgtgggaggaaaccggagtacccagaggaaacccacgcaaacactgggagaacataccaactccttgcagatgtttcccttggcaggatttgaacctaggactccagcgctgcaaggctgcagtgctaaccactgagccaccttgctgctttatggcagagtggcctgaagtaagcctctcctcagtgcaagacatatgaaagcagcatagagtttgccaaaaaaaaacatgaaggactcccagactatgagaaataagattctctggtctgatgagattgaactttttggcattaattctaagcggtatgtgtggagaaaactaGACCCTGCTCACCACCTgaccaatacaatcccaacagtgaaacatggtggtagcagcatcatgctatgggacTGGATGACTagttgcaattgaaggaaagatgaatgcggcaaagtacagagatatcttgggagaaaacctcttccagagtgctctggacctcagacagggccaaaggttcaccttccaacaagacaatgaccctaagcacacagctaaaataaagaagaagtggcttcggaacaactctgtgatcgttcttgactggcccagccagagccctgacctaaacccaattgagcatctctggagacacctgaaaatAGTGTCCACCAaagttcaccatccaacctgatggaactggagaggatctgcaaggaagaatggcagaggatccccaaatgctgatttgaaaaacttgttgcatcattcccaagaagacttaTGGCTGcactagctcaaaagggtgcaaatagtCAATACTTATACAACATAAAAAACTGTCCCATAGAAAGTATTTACCTGAAGAAGCAGAATGCCCTTCTTACCTTTGCGACGGATATGGCCCACAAGGTAGGATTTTGCCCCCATTCCTCTTTTTTTCCTCCTCGGAATCCTCTTCATCCAGTGATGAATGACCCTGACAATGGAGAGCAACTAAGACATAAGGATCCCTTACCCTCTGATTCCTAGCCAACGCAGGAGTCCACAGGACCTCACAAATATAGACTAAGTTTGAGCTTTTTcttagaggattttgacaatttGATGGTGGCCCAAATCAATTTATACACCCAGAAGGAATCTGCATCATTGTATCCTGGAGCTCTGTAAATTCAGTAGAGGTGTTGACATTTTGGGTCTGGTACTGCATATGGACATAATAAAAAAGCCAGAAATTAGGAAGTGTTGGAGTTTTGGTTATTCTTTACGACTATGGCCATGACATGGTTTACAGCAATCCTGAAATTTctgcattataattattattatttattaggcttacttgtatagcgccatcatattctgcagcattttacagacattgacagtcactgtcccatataaggctcatAATCCACATGTGACCCCCTGCTCAAAATCAGATCATTTTAGTATCAATTTTGCTGAGTCTTACACCTCCAAACAGTGCACGGCGATAAGCAGTGACCTAACTCGAAACATCTATAGCGCGTCGCTGGTAATAGAGGAATCCCTGATCCCCATCAAGGCCACAGCTGCTATGGGAAGGTCCGACCTCTACTACACATTGCCAACACACTGGGGCAAATTCGTCAATAGAAGTCCAATACTTGTCTACATTTACGCCAAAATTGATGGTGCACGACATTTACGGCATGTTTATGAAGAGCGGGACAGAAAGAGCAGAAAAATACGGCACATTTATGAGACTTGTGTGAAGTAGACCAAGTATAAAATGGCATAAACGTAGAAATTTTCCTCAGTTTGAGCAAGTCTTCATAAGGTCCCAAATCTTGTACTTCAGTAAAAGCAACCGCCAtgaatttatatataaataagggGAAAGTTGTGAAAGCCACGAAAAGACGATAAAAACATTCTGAATAAttgtatttatatttgtaaacTGAAAACAGATTTATGGGTAAAAGGTCTCTCACTTTCTGCACATAAATATTCTTTCTCGTGTGAATTGTCTCATTGTACAAATAGACAAATATAAAGTGCACCCGCATAAATTAAAtagtcatatttttattatttttgcaattttgggTTTTCTCTTTTATGTGTCTACTTTGTACCAACTCACCAAAGATAtccaaaattgcaaaaataagaaTTAGAATGGAAAATTCTAATAATAAAGCTATTTTAATCTGTCCACTTTTCTCCTTGGACTTCTTTAGTCAGTTGGTACAATTGGTTGTTATTGACGCCTTTCTCTAACTTATAGAGGTGCCGCCATTTTTTTGGTGTTGCACATTTCGTGATTTCACAGCAAATCCTTTTCCGCCTTCAGGATATGACGTTGTCTTTAGTCATGAGACAGCTCTCGGTCAACAAACAATTTCTCGTCCTCAAGACGATCCCATTTTGAGAAAGGATCAAAGATCTTCTATGGTGGTTCAagcaccttcttcttcacttccgCCCCTCTGGCATCCCGTGGTAGAAAGTCGAAGCAGAGCAGAGCTTTGACATTCCACTCGGACATAGGACTAGGTAATTGGGGCTGATCGGGGGCGTCTCGCACCGGAGAATCTGTGGCCGAGTCAAGCTGGATTCACACTATTGcttggtttccattcgggaatcCTGTCCCCTGAATCCgcctattgtctatggggtcttcaGGCTTtggcaggtaaccactttttaagcgattTGGCTTtatgtttttcgggtccccaagcagacctacaACATCCTACAatgtctcctgtgtgaattctcccttATACAACAAGTCCAAGCAGACAAACAAAGAAAGTACACATCCAAAAAAGAAAACCTGAaattttagtatttatttttattacgaCTTTTGGGGCAGCACTCTTTATGTATATTCTTGGACTTGTTAGATATTTGGTGCAATGTGTTCTAACTTATCGCAGCGCCTGCCATCTTTGTTTTTGGTGTACTTTTTGTGATTTTacggcaaaacatttcccacattcaggacatgaaaaTGACTTTGTCCCTGAGacaattctctgatgtctaataaaATTTGACTGGCCGGTAAACCATTCCCCACGTTCTGAACATAAATGTAGGACttgtctcctgtgtgaattctctcgtgTTCCAGAAGTTGAGATTTTACGgtgaaacatttctcacattgagGACACGAAAACACTTTCTCCACTCTGTGAAGAAGTCTCTGATGCCGGACGAGATCTGCGCGCAGGCGAAAATCCTCATGACATATGGAACACGACACCCGGTTTAAGTGTGATTGCTGATGTCTGACATATACCGATTTCTGAATGAAACCTTTCCCGCA is part of the Leptodactylus fuscus isolate aLepFus1 chromosome 3, aLepFus1.hap2, whole genome shotgun sequence genome and encodes:
- the LOC142197155 gene encoding uncharacterized protein LOC142197155 → MVLSIEDREMDKNRNHMAAEILDLTLEIIYLITGEDYTVVKKSSSGGRSRTQGSMTEPPSLSLRHEQKILELTTTITELLSGEVPVRCQDVTVYFSMEEWEYLEGHKDLYKEVMMEDQQSSTSLDGSSKRNPPERCPSPQYSKQKDYQDIGKMGGLKKTVSVHDVDRLRGSSGHHFISPNYNSGDVHSGDPSTDTAGLKKPSSHRPVIAKPRSFSKTLDFVERYRRNDKEDKSFSCPECGKCFNWRSYLIAHLRTHTGEKPFSCSECGKAFSQKSGLIKHQRTHTGEKPFSCPECNKCFSMKSNLAKHLRLHTGENPFACSECGKGLANKSSLLEHLRTHTEEKPFSCPKCQKCFSMKSNLVKHLVIHTGEKPYSCPECGKCYRQKWGLDKHQRILYDKQISCPECGKSFGWKSDLKRHLRIHTGEKPYPCSECGKCFSQKAILTKHQRLHRGEKPFSCPECAKCFSLKSNLFDHLRIHTGEKPYSCSECGRCFNKKSILRKHQKTHTGEKPFSCSECEKCFTQKASLVKHLRIHTGEKPYSCPECEKCFRVKSSLVKHLRNHTGETPFACPECEKWFGDQSSLMEHQRSHAKEKPFSCPVCGKCFSHESDFTEHQRIHTKKPFSCPECQKCFSLKSNLVKHLVIHTGEKPYSCPECGKCYSQKLGLINHQRIHNVEKPS